A single Stutzerimonas stutzeri DNA region contains:
- a CDS encoding PHP domain-containing protein, whose protein sequence is MIVDLHCHSTASDGVLAPAALVQRAHARGIELLSLTDHDTLEGLDAARATADSLGVRLINGIELSCVWNGATVHVLGYAFRRDAEALNKAIEALHEGRWRRAELIAQRLDAKGMPGSLEGARAVQQELGDSGNAPARPHFAEYLVRAGHVRDRAEAFRKWLGSGKLGDVKQHWPSLEQTVTTLREAGAWISLAHPWQYEFTRSKRRRLVIEFAHAGGHALEVVNGMQPLEQVGGLSILAREFGLMASVGSDFHAPGDWSELGMYRTLPDDLQPLWRHFEDEPCESVAR, encoded by the coding sequence ATGATTGTTGATCTGCATTGCCACAGCACCGCGTCGGACGGCGTGCTTGCGCCTGCAGCGCTGGTGCAGCGGGCACATGCGCGCGGTATCGAGCTGCTTTCGCTGACCGATCACGACACCCTCGAGGGGCTCGATGCCGCGCGCGCTACGGCGGATTCGCTGGGCGTCCGGCTGATCAACGGCATCGAGCTTTCGTGTGTCTGGAACGGAGCGACCGTACATGTGCTCGGCTATGCGTTTCGCCGGGACGCAGAGGCGCTGAATAAGGCCATCGAAGCCTTGCATGAGGGGCGCTGGCGTCGGGCCGAACTGATCGCGCAGCGGCTGGACGCGAAGGGGATGCCCGGTTCGCTGGAAGGCGCACGGGCGGTGCAGCAGGAGCTGGGCGACAGCGGCAATGCCCCGGCGCGTCCTCACTTTGCTGAATACCTGGTGCGTGCCGGTCATGTCCGGGACCGCGCTGAAGCGTTCCGCAAGTGGCTCGGCTCGGGCAAGCTCGGCGATGTGAAGCAGCATTGGCCGAGCCTCGAGCAAACGGTGACGACCCTGCGCGAGGCCGGCGCCTGGATCAGCCTGGCGCATCCCTGGCAATACGAATTCACCCGTAGCAAGCGGCGGCGCCTGGTCATCGAGTTTGCCCACGCTGGCGGTCACGCACTCGAGGTGGTCAATGGCATGCAGCCGCTGGAGCAGGTAGGTGGCCTGTCGATCCTGGCCCGTGAGTTCGGCCTGATGGCCAGTGTCGGCAGCGATTTCCATGCGCCGGGCGACTGGTCTGAGTTGGGCATGTATCGGACCTTGCCGGACGATCTGCAGCCATTGTGGAGGCATTTCGAAGATGAACCATGCGAGTCTGTTGCCCGCTGA
- the ispZ gene encoding septation protein IspZ, with product MKQIVDFIPLLLFFAVYKLEPRSIELADISITFGGIFSATAVLIASSIVVCAGLLIHQRRLHKSQWLTLAACILFGGLTLAMHSEAILKWKAPVVNWLFALAFIGSHFIGGKPLIQRMMGHAVQLQHAQWTHLNVAWILFFVVCGFANLFVAFAYPSIWVDFKVFGSLGLTLLFMAGQALYLIRHVQPEPEQS from the coding sequence GTGAAACAAATCGTCGACTTCATACCCCTGCTGCTGTTCTTTGCGGTCTACAAGCTCGAGCCCAGAAGCATCGAACTGGCGGATATAAGCATCACCTTCGGCGGCATTTTCAGTGCGACCGCCGTGCTCATCGCCAGCTCCATCGTCGTATGCGCCGGGCTGTTGATCCATCAGCGCCGGCTGCACAAGAGCCAATGGCTGACGCTGGCGGCCTGCATCCTGTTTGGCGGACTGACCCTGGCCATGCACAGCGAGGCCATCCTCAAATGGAAGGCACCCGTTGTGAACTGGCTGTTCGCACTGGCGTTCATCGGCAGCCATTTCATTGGCGGAAAACCGCTCATCCAGCGCATGATGGGCCACGCCGTACAGCTGCAACACGCGCAATGGACCCACCTGAACGTCGCCTGGATCCTGTTCTTCGTCGTCTGCGGTTTCGCCAACCTCTTCGTGGCCTTTGCCTATCCGTCCATCTGGGTCGACTTCAAAGTGTTTGGCAGCCTGGGCCTGACGCTACTCTTCATGGCTGGCCAGGCCCTCTACCTGATCCGCCACGTGCAACCTGAACCCGAACAATCATAG
- a CDS encoding YciI family protein, whose translation MLYAIIATDVPDSLDNRLAARPAHLARLEQLKNEGRMVLAGPHPAVDSNDPGAAGFTGSLVVAEFDSLQAAEAWAAADPYKAAGVYGNVVVKPFKQVFP comes from the coding sequence ATGCTCTACGCCATCATCGCTACCGACGTCCCCGATTCGCTGGACAATCGTCTGGCCGCACGCCCGGCTCACCTGGCACGTCTCGAGCAGTTGAAGAACGAAGGCCGCATGGTGCTGGCCGGCCCGCACCCCGCAGTCGACAGCAACGATCCCGGCGCTGCCGGTTTCACCGGAAGCCTGGTTGTCGCCGAGTTCGACTCGCTGCAAGCCGCCGAAGCCTGGGCCGCGGCTGATCCGTACAAGGCTGCTGGGGTCTACGGCAATGTCGTGGTCAAACCCTTCAAGCAAGTATTTCCCTGA